In one Dehalogenimonas formicexedens genomic region, the following are encoded:
- a CDS encoding AtpZ/AtpI family protein yields MNRWRTGLQFIGIGWYISLMILGGILLGRWLDSKLNTGPLLLIVGLFLGLVVAFYGAYRMMPKPPDNSNE; encoded by the coding sequence ATGAACCGATGGCGAACCGGCCTGCAGTTCATCGGGATCGGCTGGTATATCAGCCTGATGATCCTGGGAGGGATTCTCCTGGGTCGATGGCTGGATTCCAAGCTTAACACCGGACCTCTGCTGTTGATAGTCGGGCTTTTCCTGGGTTTGGTAGTCGCGTTTTACGGCGCTTACCGGATGATGCCGAAGCCGCCGGATAATAGCAACGAATAG
- a CDS encoding DUF3786 domain-containing protein, with protein sequence MKPNEQKPKLPSPPGYDQAYGQSYELAFDRLTEVDPTILGMRSGASLGPGQGIKLDFLNFPVIVDIRQRSVTAAGFPLLSISDKLVILHYLVTAGGKPASGKLISFKDLPEGSGYFPTFYKRAIAPIVNIFNKSVGDLIGAAKNIGGTQIAMGDLGLSIPVFARVTLNWVFWRGDDLLPPEGSILFDASITDYLPVEDVAVLCHSVANRLAA encoded by the coding sequence TTGAAGCCGAACGAACAGAAGCCGAAGCTACCTTCGCCTCCGGGATACGACCAGGCGTACGGCCAATCCTATGAATTGGCTTTTGATCGACTCACCGAGGTTGATCCGACGATATTGGGAATGCGCAGCGGCGCCTCGCTTGGGCCGGGCCAGGGTATAAAGCTAGATTTTTTGAATTTTCCGGTCATCGTCGACATCAGACAGCGCAGCGTGACCGCAGCAGGGTTTCCTCTACTTTCGATTTCAGATAAACTGGTTATCCTGCACTACCTTGTCACGGCCGGGGGCAAACCGGCTTCGGGCAAATTGATTTCGTTCAAAGACCTCCCCGAGGGTTCGGGTTATTTCCCAACGTTCTACAAAAGGGCGATCGCTCCGATTGTCAATATATTCAACAAGTCCGTTGGTGATCTAATCGGCGCGGCAAAAAATATTGGTGGAACCCAAATCGCTATGGGCGATCTGGGTTTATCGATCCCTGTCTTTGCCAGGGTCACCTTGAACTGGGTATTCTGGCGCGGCGATGACCTTTTGCCACCCGAGGGTTCGATTTTGTTCGATGCCAGCATCACGGATTATCTCCCTGTCGAAGATGTTGCCGTTTTATGCCATTCGGTTGCCAACCGGTTAGCCGCCTGA
- a CDS encoding ASKHA domain-containing protein — translation MNKPITVRFEPQGISAPAHEGDNLLEIARSVGVGIAASCGGDGVCGTCRVSIKKGDVETSPGSILCNEDVANGVRLACQTRILTDLIVYVLPEAQAPASSGHLRSLVTREEVMAASGWRFAPPVFKLFIALPPPNLRDNSSDLTRLARALESHGIENPSIALAFLKKLPGAVRECNWKITLTALKEQHGLRLIDVEGGDTRDRNYGIAFDIGTTGIRGELLDLNEGKVLAQGVEYNGQRAYGDDVISRINYSGKRDGLTQLQRAVVSTMNKIASDMASRASVNTSQIAHVMVAANTTMVQLMTGVEPKYLRLEPYVPTASVFPVVSAGEIGLDLGYDVPVSTIPSVASYIGGDIVSGLVGTGIFQRSDTVLYIDIGTNGEIVVGNREWMVSASCSAGPAFEGGGIRHGMLATAGAIESFRIGADGSPNITTIGGDKPRGICGAGLISAISALYLNGIINQRGKFNIEASKHVRDGEDGPEYLLVQAGETSIGKDIVLTEIDVENLIRAKGAMYAGYQTLLASVDLTFDGLVNVIVAGTFGSHLDIEDAITIGLLPDIDRGKFVFVGNGSLLGARLSSFSTELIEAGRKVAGLITNIELSENVSFMENYTASMFLPHTDASLFPSVSHGVIKSGGTQST, via the coding sequence ATGAATAAGCCGATCACCGTCCGTTTCGAGCCCCAGGGCATCTCAGCTCCCGCACACGAAGGTGACAACCTGCTGGAAATCGCCAGGAGCGTGGGTGTCGGCATCGCTGCCTCGTGCGGTGGCGATGGGGTTTGCGGCACTTGCAGGGTATCCATTAAAAAGGGTGACGTAGAAACATCTCCGGGTTCGATCCTTTGCAACGAAGATGTTGCTAACGGCGTGCGGCTGGCGTGCCAGACCCGGATTTTGACAGACCTGATCGTGTACGTATTACCCGAAGCCCAAGCGCCTGCTTCAAGCGGGCACCTTCGTTCGCTGGTCACTCGAGAAGAAGTCATGGCGGCATCCGGTTGGCGGTTCGCCCCGCCGGTCTTCAAACTTTTTATAGCGCTACCCCCGCCGAATTTGCGGGATAATTCAAGCGATCTTACCCGCCTGGCCCGGGCTCTCGAATCTCACGGCATTGAGAATCCTTCGATTGCGCTTGCTTTTTTGAAAAAATTGCCCGGCGCAGTTAGAGAATGCAATTGGAAAATCACTCTCACGGCGCTGAAAGAACAACATGGACTGCGGTTGATCGACGTGGAAGGAGGCGACACCAGAGACCGGAATTACGGGATCGCCTTCGACATCGGGACCACCGGCATCCGCGGGGAACTTCTGGACCTGAACGAAGGCAAGGTCCTGGCCCAGGGGGTTGAGTACAATGGTCAACGCGCCTACGGCGACGATGTGATCAGCCGGATCAATTACTCCGGAAAAAGGGACGGCCTGACCCAACTGCAACGGGCGGTGGTCTCGACCATGAACAAGATCGCATCGGACATGGCTTCCCGTGCCAGCGTCAATACGTCGCAGATAGCCCATGTCATGGTTGCTGCGAACACTACCATGGTCCAATTGATGACGGGAGTGGAGCCAAAATATCTGAGACTCGAGCCTTACGTGCCAACTGCTTCTGTCTTTCCTGTTGTTTCCGCAGGAGAAATCGGTCTTGACCTGGGGTACGACGTGCCCGTCTCGACGATTCCATCGGTCGCCAGCTACATTGGCGGCGATATCGTGTCCGGTCTCGTGGGAACCGGAATATTCCAGCGTTCCGACACGGTGCTGTATATCGATATAGGCACAAACGGAGAAATCGTGGTCGGCAACCGGGAATGGATGGTGTCCGCTTCTTGCTCAGCTGGCCCGGCTTTCGAAGGCGGTGGCATCCGACATGGCATGCTGGCGACAGCAGGAGCGATCGAATCGTTCAGGATTGGCGCCGACGGGAGCCCGAACATCACCACAATCGGCGGAGACAAACCCCGCGGCATTTGCGGCGCCGGCTTGATTAGCGCGATATCGGCTCTGTATTTAAACGGAATCATCAACCAAAGAGGCAAATTTAATATCGAGGCTTCAAAACACGTTCGGGATGGAGAGGACGGCCCGGAATACCTGCTTGTTCAGGCGGGTGAGACGTCGATCGGTAAAGATATAGTCTTGACTGAAATCGATGTTGAAAACCTGATTCGCGCCAAGGGGGCGATGTACGCCGGCTATCAAACACTTCTGGCAAGCGTGGACCTCACCTTCGATGGTTTAGTAAACGTTATCGTGGCCGGTACCTTCGGCAGCCATCTCGATATCGAAGATGCAATTACCATCGGGTTATTGCCGGACATCGACCGCGGTAAATTCGTGTTTGTCGGGAACGGCTCTCTTCTCGGCGCACGCCTGTCCAGTTTTTCAACTGAACTTATTGAAGCCGGCAGGAAGGTCGCCGGGCTTATAACCAACATTGAGCTTTCGGAAAATGTTTCATTTATGGAAAATTACACGGCTTCCATGTTTTTACCCCACACCGATGCAAGCCTCTTCCCTTCAGTCAGCCACGGCGTGATCAAATCGGGGGGTACACAGTCGACATGA
- a CDS encoding AAA family ATPase has translation MTISIAMAGKGGTGKTSIACLIVRYLIKQRRVPVLAVDADPAANLDLGLGVNVEKTIGSILAGYNENKLVIPPGMSKEALLDLKLNESIFESQDFDLITMGRGEGAGCYCFPNNVLKSFIDKLLPNYKFMVMDNEAGLEHLSRGTTESIDHLLLVSNHSVKGVRTVGTIIQLVKELRLNIKHRWVILNQAPETIDPLVEAEFGRLGISIGAAIPEDRLIMEYDWHQRSLLDMPGDSASVQAIDKMMNQILSKNPSEVNS, from the coding sequence ATGACCATTTCCATTGCCATGGCGGGCAAGGGGGGTACCGGCAAAACCTCCATTGCTTGCCTGATCGTCCGTTATCTCATAAAACAGCGTAGGGTCCCTGTCCTGGCAGTCGATGCCGACCCTGCAGCAAATCTTGACCTTGGCCTGGGTGTGAATGTTGAAAAAACCATTGGCTCCATTTTGGCTGGTTACAACGAGAATAAACTTGTTATTCCACCGGGTATGTCCAAGGAAGCTCTACTGGACTTGAAACTGAACGAGTCGATATTTGAAAGCCAGGATTTTGACTTAATAACCATGGGCCGGGGAGAAGGAGCGGGCTGCTATTGTTTTCCGAACAATGTCCTGAAATCCTTCATCGACAAACTTTTGCCAAACTATAAGTTCATGGTTATGGATAACGAAGCCGGACTTGAGCATCTAAGCCGCGGCACAACCGAGTCTATCGACCATCTGCTGCTCGTCTCAAACCATTCAGTAAAGGGCGTACGTACCGTCGGTACGATAATCCAATTGGTAAAAGAACTGAGACTTAACATCAAACATCGGTGGGTCATCTTGAACCAGGCTCCCGAGACAATCGATCCACTTGTTGAAGCGGAATTCGGCAGGCTGGGCATCTCGATAGGAGCCGCGATACCGGAAGACCGTCTAATAATGGAATACGACTGGCACCAGCGGTCGCTGCTGGATATGCCCGGAGACTCGGCGTCGGTCCAGGCAATCGATAAAATGATGAACCAGATTCTTTCAAAGAATCCGAGTGAGGTTAATTCATGA
- a CDS encoding acetyl-CoA decarbonylase/synthase complex subunit delta — translation MAVDIPRINYSGSIRSISLGDRQQVMVGGEQRYSFYGFEGSSPNPPRIAMEVYDEAPLDWPEAAQAPFAGEMNDPVAWARKCVEVYGAEMICLQLQSTDPNGTNRDADAAARVVSQVAHSIDVPLIVWGTANHEKDTEVLRAVAEAVQDRRLVLGPVEKGDYKKIAAAAMAYKHTVIASSPIDINLAKQLNILMANLGVNPNEMIMDPTVSSIGYGIEYAYSVMERIRMAALTQQDEKLQFPLICNIARETWKSKEAKIAESEDPRLGDAEKTRALPWKP, via the coding sequence ATGGCTGTAGATATTCCCAGGATCAATTATTCCGGTAGTATACGTTCAATCAGTCTCGGTGATAGACAGCAAGTCATGGTCGGCGGCGAACAGAGATATTCATTTTACGGTTTTGAAGGATCTTCACCGAATCCGCCCCGTATCGCCATGGAAGTTTATGATGAAGCTCCATTAGATTGGCCCGAGGCGGCACAGGCGCCCTTCGCCGGTGAGATGAACGATCCGGTCGCATGGGCAAGAAAGTGCGTCGAGGTGTACGGGGCAGAGATGATCTGCCTGCAACTCCAGAGCACCGACCCGAACGGAACCAACCGGGATGCAGACGCAGCAGCCAGGGTGGTTTCCCAAGTAGCCCACTCAATCGATGTGCCTTTGATTGTCTGGGGTACGGCCAACCATGAAAAAGATACCGAGGTGCTGCGGGCTGTGGCGGAAGCGGTACAGGACCGGCGCCTTGTCCTTGGTCCTGTGGAAAAAGGTGATTACAAAAAGATAGCGGCAGCGGCAATGGCATACAAGCATACCGTCATTGCGTCCAGCCCTATCGATATCAACCTTGCCAAGCAGTTAAATATCCTGATGGCTAACCTGGGAGTCAATCCCAACGAGATGATAATGGATCCAACGGTGAGTTCTATCGGCTACGGCATCGAATACGCATATTCTGTGATGGAACGTATCCGGATGGCGGCGCTCACGCAACAGGATGAAAAGCTCCAATTCCCGCTCATCTGTAATATCGCCCGGGAAACCTGGAAATCCAAAGAAGCCAAAATCGCAGAATCCGAAGACCCCAGGCTGGGAGATGCCGAAAAAACGCGGGCATTACCCTGGAAGCCATGA
- the folD gene encoding bifunctional methylenetetrahydrofolate dehydrogenase/methenyltetrahydrofolate cyclohydrolase FolD yields the protein MTARIISGTEISKQIREELKNEIEMLRARHHVIPGLATVIVGNDPASQTYVGSKVRACQELGIFSANYPLPEETSEKELLYLIKTLNDDPRINGILVQVPLPKHIDENRVLTAISPDKDVDGFHPINIGRLVIGEKSLLPCTPAGIQQMLIRSNVDTEGAEVVVVGRSNIVGKPIANILLQKAAGANATVTVCHSATHDMANHTRRADILIAAIGKPRFITADMVKPGATVIDVGTNEIGKTPAGKRILCGDVDFDNVKAVASAITPVPGGVGPMTIVMLMANTVKAAKMAHGLK from the coding sequence ATGACGGCCAGGATTATAAGCGGTACCGAAATTTCTAAGCAGATTCGCGAAGAACTTAAAAATGAAATTGAGATGCTTCGCGCCCGCCACCATGTCATACCCGGTCTGGCCACCGTCATCGTGGGCAATGATCCGGCGTCCCAAACCTATGTCGGTTCCAAGGTCAGAGCCTGCCAGGAGTTGGGGATATTCTCGGCCAATTATCCATTGCCGGAAGAAACGTCCGAGAAGGAATTGCTCTACCTCATCAAAACTTTGAATGACGATCCGAGGATCAACGGCATCCTGGTGCAGGTGCCGCTGCCGAAACATATCGATGAAAACAGGGTTCTGACGGCGATCTCGCCCGACAAAGACGTGGACGGGTTCCATCCCATCAACATCGGGCGTTTGGTTATCGGCGAAAAATCCCTGCTGCCGTGTACCCCTGCCGGCATCCAGCAGATGCTGATCCGAAGCAATGTCGATACCGAAGGTGCGGAAGTGGTAGTCGTGGGGCGGTCAAACATCGTGGGCAAGCCAATAGCCAACATACTGTTGCAGAAGGCCGCCGGAGCCAACGCCACGGTGACCGTCTGCCATTCTGCTACACATGATATGGCCAACCATACCCGAAGGGCTGACATCCTCATCGCGGCCATTGGTAAACCACGGTTTATCACCGCCGATATGGTGAAACCGGGCGCCACGGTCATAGATGTGGGAACCAATGAGATCGGCAAAACTCCAGCCGGCAAGAGAATCTTGTGTGGAGACGTCGATTTTGATAATGTTAAGGCCGTCGCAAGCGCCATCACGCCGGTTCCGGGGGGCGTCGGCCCGATGACAATCGTTATGCTGATGGCAAACACAGTCAAAGCCGCCAAGATGGCTCACGGCTTGAAATAG
- a CDS encoding sensor histidine kinase — MLLPVTYAALVFGMRFGLLALLIAIGIIMPNLFLSQSGPTQDDIIEIIGIVIIGLVVNLWLESYETDKRHRQVAYLRLENAQRELQRMQQNLRFYLKQITIAQEEERRRIAQELHDETAQDLIALSRKVDGFMTLHPALPSTDESYLEDMHQHINRTLSGVRRFSQDLRPSVLDDLGLIPALDWLIPELSKHYKIKIELKINGEAKRFPPEAELVLFRIVQESLRNVGKHAMATEVLVTVDFEPETTVFTVRDNGRGFHPPDRIGDLAVSGKLGLTGMQERAQLIGAKLSIKSVSGEGTTVKVELPNPSEHTEHPY; from the coding sequence ATGTTACTGCCGGTCACCTACGCCGCGCTCGTTTTCGGGATGCGTTTCGGCTTACTCGCTTTATTGATCGCCATCGGTATCATAATGCCCAACTTGTTTCTTTCGCAGTCCGGACCGACCCAGGATGACATCATTGAAATTATCGGTATTGTTATCATCGGTTTGGTGGTTAATCTCTGGCTTGAGAGTTATGAAACTGACAAAAGACACCGCCAGGTAGCGTATTTGAGATTAGAGAATGCTCAACGTGAACTGCAGCGCATGCAACAAAATCTCAGGTTCTATTTGAAACAGATTACTATCGCTCAGGAAGAGGAGCGACGGCGGATCGCCCAAGAACTTCACGATGAAACGGCGCAGGACCTGATCGCTTTATCACGCAAAGTTGATGGTTTCATGACCCTGCATCCGGCTTTGCCTTCAACCGATGAAAGCTATCTTGAGGATATGCATCAGCATATTAACCGCACTTTAAGTGGCGTCCGTCGATTCAGTCAGGACCTTCGCCCTTCGGTACTGGACGACCTTGGTTTAATTCCGGCTTTAGATTGGTTAATCCCGGAATTGTCCAAGCACTACAAAATAAAAATCGAACTGAAGATCAATGGAGAGGCTAAGCGGTTTCCGCCTGAGGCGGAACTCGTTCTTTTTCGGATAGTTCAGGAGTCTCTCCGCAACGTCGGGAAGCATGCTATGGCGACAGAGGTTTTGGTTACCGTGGACTTCGAACCTGAGACAACCGTTTTTACCGTTAGGGATAACGGCCGGGGTTTCCATCCTCCGGACCGGATAGGTGATCTGGCAGTCAGCGGGAAATTGGGTCTGACCGGTATGCAGGAACGGGCCCAATTGATCGGAGCAAAACTGTCGATAAAATCAGTTTCAGGCGAGGGCACGACTGTAAAGGTCGAACTCCCCAACCCATCCGAGCACACTGAACACCCCTACTAA
- the acsC gene encoding acetyl-CoA decarbonylase/synthase complex subunit gamma → MALSGIEIFKYLPRTNCGKCGVPTCLAFAMSLAAGKAELSACPFVTAESKAKLEEASAPPIRPITISTGNKTLKVGGETVLFRHEKRFENPPGLAITISDTMPEAEIDRRLKALKFYTYNRVGATLRPELVALKYESGNPETYASLASRAKAETDAGIILLCKAVDGIVAAANACSERKPVLCAITESNLDLLAPIAVDYKLPVVARSESLDGLAELTDRLVKLGIKDIILDSGARNIKSALADQVALRRLALLKKFRLLGYPTIAFPGEMTDNPLKEALIASIMVAKYAGIIVLSDFRGETLFPLLVARMNLFSDPQRPQATAEGIYEINGPDENSPVAITCNFSLTYFIVSGEIENTRMPAHLLIKDTEGLSVMTAWAAGKFGADNIGGFVKKSGIADRIKHRKIIIPGYIAQESGGLEEQLPGWEIMVGPREAAHLLSYLKSNWK, encoded by the coding sequence ATGGCCCTTTCAGGGATTGAAATTTTCAAATATCTACCGAGAACAAATTGTGGTAAATGCGGCGTGCCCACCTGCCTGGCTTTCGCCATGAGTCTGGCTGCCGGTAAGGCCGAGTTGAGCGCCTGCCCTTTTGTAACCGCCGAGTCAAAGGCAAAACTTGAGGAAGCTTCTGCGCCGCCCATCCGCCCCATAACGATAAGCACTGGAAACAAGACGCTCAAAGTCGGTGGAGAGACGGTTTTATTCCGGCATGAGAAAAGGTTTGAGAATCCCCCGGGACTGGCGATTACGATCAGCGATACCATGCCTGAAGCTGAAATCGATCGCCGTTTGAAAGCTTTGAAGTTCTACACTTATAACCGCGTTGGAGCGACCCTCCGTCCGGAACTGGTGGCTCTGAAATATGAGTCCGGCAACCCGGAAACTTACGCATCTTTGGCAAGCCGAGCCAAAGCCGAAACCGACGCAGGCATCATCCTGCTGTGCAAAGCCGTCGATGGTATAGTAGCTGCGGCTAATGCCTGCTCAGAAAGAAAACCAGTTCTTTGCGCTATCACAGAATCAAACCTTGACCTGCTGGCTCCAATTGCGGTCGATTACAAGCTGCCAGTTGTAGCGCGAAGCGAAAGCCTGGATGGGTTGGCCGAATTGACCGACCGGTTGGTCAAACTTGGCATCAAGGACATAATCCTGGATTCCGGAGCCCGAAACATCAAAAGCGCCCTGGCGGATCAAGTTGCCCTACGCAGGTTGGCTTTGCTAAAGAAGTTCCGGTTATTGGGTTATCCGACGATCGCCTTTCCTGGCGAAATGACGGATAACCCCCTGAAAGAAGCGCTGATTGCTTCGATCATGGTAGCGAAATACGCGGGGATAATCGTCTTGTCGGATTTTCGGGGAGAGACCCTTTTCCCGCTCCTGGTAGCACGGATGAACCTTTTCAGCGACCCCCAGAGGCCCCAGGCTACCGCCGAGGGCATCTATGAGATAAACGGACCCGATGAGAACTCTCCTGTTGCCATCACCTGCAATTTCTCGCTGACTTATTTCATCGTCTCCGGCGAGATCGAGAACACCCGGATGCCTGCCCACCTCTTGATCAAGGACACTGAAGGGCTTTCCGTGATGACTGCCTGGGCCGCCGGAAAGTTCGGCGCCGATAACATCGGCGGATTCGTCAAAAAGAGCGGTATTGCCGACCGGATCAAGCACCGCAAGATTATTATCCCTGGATACATTGCCCAGGAAAGCGGCGGCCTCGAAGAACAGCTACCTGGTTGGGAGATTATGGTAGGACCCCGGGAAGCGGCTCACCTCCTGTCATATCTAAAATCGAACTGGAAATAG
- a CDS encoding formate--tetrahydrofolate ligase, whose translation MLDPTKLQDWQIAEESEKSMRPVSRLAAEWGILENELLPYGHYLGKVDYAQVLERLKNESDGMYIDVTAITPTPLGEGKSTTTIGLVQGLAKRKGNVSGAIRQPSGGPTFNIKGSAAGGGLSQCIPLTPFSLGLTGDIDCVTNAHNLAMVALTARLQHEANNTDEFLAKRKLPRLNIDPNNIPMRWAMDFCAQSLRDIIIGLGGKTDGYMMRSGFAISVSSEVMAILAVFTSLRDLRERIGRIVVAYDRQGNPVTTHDLEVDGAMTAWLVRASNPNLLQTIEGQPVMVHAGPFANIAVGQSSIVADRVALKLSDYHVTESGFGADIGFEKFWNIKCRVSGLKPNCAVIVATVRALKMHGGGPTVKPGKPLDAAYTQPNPVLVEQGAANLVAHIETVKQSSIIPVVCINHFSTDSEEEISIVKREAERAGARVAVSRHWLLGGEGALELADAVIDACQEKNDFKLLYESSLPLTSRIEKIARQVYGADGVSYTPEAKAKAEAIEADASKSDFATCMVKTHLSLSHDPNLKGRPSGWVLPIRDILTYNGARFVVPVAGDIKLMPGTSSDPAFRRIDVDVETGKVKGLF comes from the coding sequence ATGTTAGATCCAACAAAACTTCAGGACTGGCAGATAGCGGAAGAATCCGAAAAGTCGATGAGACCGGTATCCCGGCTGGCGGCTGAATGGGGCATTCTGGAAAATGAACTCTTGCCCTACGGACATTATTTGGGCAAAGTGGATTACGCCCAAGTACTGGAACGTCTCAAAAATGAGTCCGATGGCATGTACATCGACGTCACCGCAATCACCCCTACCCCGCTCGGCGAAGGCAAAAGCACCACAACGATCGGACTTGTTCAAGGGTTAGCCAAGAGAAAAGGCAACGTTTCGGGGGCAATCCGCCAACCGTCCGGCGGGCCGACTTTCAATATTAAGGGATCGGCGGCCGGAGGCGGGCTTTCTCAATGTATTCCTCTGACTCCTTTTTCGCTCGGTTTAACCGGTGACATCGATTGCGTCACTAACGCGCACAATCTCGCTATGGTAGCTTTGACTGCCCGATTACAGCACGAAGCCAACAACACCGACGAATTTTTGGCAAAACGCAAGCTACCCAGGCTGAATATCGATCCCAATAATATTCCAATGCGATGGGCCATGGATTTCTGCGCTCAATCATTGCGGGATATCATCATCGGGCTCGGCGGCAAAACCGATGGTTACATGATGCGCTCGGGCTTTGCCATATCGGTAAGTTCGGAGGTCATGGCTATTTTGGCGGTGTTCACCAGCCTTCGTGACCTGCGCGAGCGCATCGGACGCATCGTCGTCGCCTATGATCGGCAGGGCAATCCGGTCACTACCCACGACCTTGAAGTCGATGGAGCGATGACTGCCTGGCTGGTCCGGGCTTCAAATCCGAATCTTCTCCAGACAATTGAAGGACAACCCGTGATGGTCCACGCCGGGCCGTTCGCCAACATCGCCGTCGGCCAGTCTTCTATCGTCGCCGACAGAGTCGCCCTGAAATTATCTGATTACCATGTAACTGAAAGTGGCTTTGGCGCCGACATAGGCTTTGAAAAATTCTGGAACATCAAGTGCCGGGTCAGTGGATTGAAACCTAATTGCGCCGTAATTGTTGCCACGGTGCGCGCCCTGAAGATGCACGGAGGCGGTCCGACTGTTAAACCGGGTAAACCGCTGGACGCAGCGTACACCCAGCCTAACCCGGTTCTCGTTGAGCAGGGGGCGGCAAACCTCGTCGCCCACATTGAAACGGTGAAACAGTCAAGTATTATCCCGGTGGTTTGTATCAATCATTTCTCAACGGATTCCGAAGAAGAAATCTCCATCGTCAAAAGAGAAGCTGAACGCGCCGGAGCCAGGGTCGCCGTCTCGCGCCATTGGCTCCTGGGCGGTGAAGGCGCCCTCGAGCTGGCGGACGCGGTTATCGATGCCTGCCAAGAGAAAAATGACTTCAAGTTGTTATACGAAAGCTCCTTGCCCCTGACCTCCCGCATCGAGAAGATCGCAAGGCAGGTGTACGGTGCCGATGGGGTATCCTACACGCCGGAAGCCAAAGCTAAAGCCGAAGCCATCGAAGCTGACGCTTCCAAATCGGATTTTGCTACCTGCATGGTTAAGACCCACCTGAGTTTGTCTCACGATCCCAACTTGAAAGGCCGGCCTTCCGGGTGGGTTCTTCCTATACGGGATATCCTTACATATAATGGCGCCAGATTTGTTGTCCCGGTGGCCGGAGATATTAAATTGATGCCGGGGACGTCTTCCGACCCTGCATTCCGCCGCATCGATGTCGATGTCGAAACAGGCAAAGTCAAAGGCCTGTTTTAG
- a CDS encoding response regulator transcription factor — MESTEKIKVLLADDHVIVREGTKELVQRQPDMQVVAEASDGVEAVELARVYRPDVIVMDIAMPNMNGIEATKQIKKIQPSTAVLILTAYDSDQYIMALLEAGAAGYLLKNVRGNQLIDAIRAVYSGESILQPSTTRRVIDHLKVKAVKTDDDTSSNTLTEREMEVLKLAARGVSNRDIAEQLFVSTRTVQTHLSNIFKKLDVASRTEAILYDLKRGWFYMEELP, encoded by the coding sequence ATGGAAAGTACCGAAAAGATCAAGGTCCTCCTTGCCGACGATCACGTTATCGTTCGTGAGGGCACAAAAGAACTGGTTCAGCGACAACCGGATATGCAGGTCGTGGCTGAAGCCAGCGATGGTGTCGAAGCGGTGGAATTGGCGCGCGTCTATAGACCTGACGTCATTGTAATGGATATCGCAATGCCGAACATGAACGGTATCGAAGCGACCAAGCAAATCAAGAAGATCCAGCCTTCTACCGCTGTCTTGATACTGACTGCCTATGATAGCGACCAATACATCATGGCTTTGCTAGAGGCCGGAGCCGCGGGGTACCTGCTAAAAAACGTTCGCGGCAATCAACTCATAGACGCCATTAGAGCGGTATATTCCGGAGAGTCGATTCTCCAACCCTCCACTACTCGCCGTGTTATCGATCATCTCAAGGTAAAGGCAGTTAAAACTGATGATGACACCTCTTCCAACACTCTTACCGAAAGGGAGATGGAAGTGCTAAAACTGGCAGCTAGAGGCGTAAGTAACAGGGATATCGCCGAGCAGCTTTTTGTAAGCACCAGGACGGTACAAACCCATCTTTCAAACATATTCAAAAAATTAGATGTCGCTTCGCGTACCGAAGCGATTTTGTATGATCTGAAGCGGGGCTGGTTCTATATGGAGGAATTGCCATAG